The following proteins come from a genomic window of Winogradskyella sp. PC-19:
- a CDS encoding response regulator transcription factor encodes MKKRDIKILLVDDEADILEIVGYNLTSEGYQIITATNGVEAIEKAKKHKPQLIILDVMMPEMDGIEACEKLRGIPDLSNAIITFLTARGEDYSQVAGFDAGADDYITKPIKPKVLVSKVKALLRRLKESDNPSDAIIKVGNLVINREEYKITNRGEEIILPRKEFELLSLLATKPGKVFKREEILDKVWGNEVVVGGRTIDVHIRKLREKIGDKSFKTVKGVGYKFVD; translated from the coding sequence TTGAAAAAAAGAGATATTAAAATTTTATTGGTTGACGACGAAGCCGATATTTTAGAAATAGTCGGGTACAATCTAACATCAGAAGGTTACCAGATAATCACTGCTACTAATGGTGTTGAGGCAATCGAAAAAGCTAAAAAGCATAAGCCGCAGTTGATTATACTAGATGTGATGATGCCAGAAATGGATGGTATTGAAGCATGCGAAAAACTTAGAGGGATACCTGACTTAAGTAACGCCATCATTACTTTCTTAACAGCTAGAGGCGAGGATTACTCACAAGTAGCAGGTTTTGATGCAGGAGCAGATGATTATATCACTAAGCCTATTAAACCAAAAGTATTGGTTAGTAAAGTCAAAGCATTACTAAGACGTTTGAAAGAGTCCGATAATCCATCGGATGCAATTATAAAAGTGGGTAACTTAGTCATCAATAGAGAAGAATACAAAATCACAAACAGAGGAGAAGAGATTATTTTACCTCGAAAAGAGTTTGAATTATTATCTTTATTGGCAACCAAACCAGGTAAAGTGTTTAAGCGCGAAGAAATCCTTGATAAAGTATGGGGAAATGAGGTTGTTGTCGGTGGAAGAACCATTGATGTACATATCAGAAAACTTCGCGAGAAAATCGGAGATAAATCTTTTAAAACCGTAAAAGGTGTTGGTTACAAGTTTGTTGACTAA
- a CDS encoding lamin tail domain-containing protein translates to MKKLYFLLFTILMSAASFGQTTVFVNELHYDNGGSDVNEGLEIAGPAGTDLTGWSIEKYNGSNSGSYGTESLSGTIPNQDNGYGTLGFIFASNALQNGSPDAIALVDDMGNVIQFLSYEGVITAVGGPADGLTSTDIGVSEGGGTAVGESLQLTGSGTTYENFTWASNVAETNGSVNTGQTFGTATATISITSPSDGANLPSGTNPVNLEWSTNNLAGNEFVNVIVNMGSPSSVAPTATPFQIATTDGTSYNVTVELRDAGNMLLDSDMISFNVEFPCDLVLEEPIITCDAVTSGVDTYTTRIDFTGGGTSNYTVDTGGVGTLDVSNGNPTTDASGFMLITMVDEDVDFTFNISGDSANSSCNLFENISSPTCVSVTCANPGDVFISEVMRNPSAVGDEFGEYFEVYNNTSSDIDMIGWVIKDDVTATETHTISTSAIVPAGGYFVFAINGDSAVNGGISGVYSYEGDVSLGNGNPDGIIIECSSTVIDQVVFDGTFPPATSGNAMELSNTLLARFNNLDNDNGANWGLVPAGNTYGAGDLGTPGGANAFALSTNDFNTDKFSIFPNPTNTGEVTISSVNATPIAVSVFDILGKQVKNETISNNKLNVSNLKSGIYLLRLTQDGATSTKKLVIR, encoded by the coding sequence ATGAAAAAACTTTACTTTTTACTTTTTACAATTTTAATGTCTGCTGCTTCTTTTGGGCAGACTACAGTTTTTGTTAATGAGCTTCATTATGACAATGGTGGTTCTGACGTTAATGAAGGCTTAGAAATAGCTGGTCCTGCTGGAACTGACTTGACTGGTTGGTCAATAGAAAAATACAACGGAAGTAATAGCGGGTCTTATGGTACTGAAAGTTTATCAGGAACTATACCTAATCAAGATAATGGATATGGGACATTAGGCTTTATTTTTGCTTCTAACGCATTACAAAACGGTTCACCTGATGCAATCGCTTTAGTTGATGATATGGGAAATGTAATTCAGTTTCTAAGTTACGAAGGTGTTATAACAGCCGTTGGAGGTCCTGCAGACGGACTTACCTCAACAGATATAGGAGTTTCTGAAGGAGGCGGCACAGCAGTTGGAGAGTCATTACAGCTTACTGGATCTGGAACTACTTATGAAAATTTTACTTGGGCAAGTAATGTGGCTGAAACCAATGGATCGGTAAATACAGGGCAAACATTTGGTACAGCAACAGCAACAATTTCTATTACATCGCCATCAGATGGTGCTAATTTACCTTCTGGAACTAATCCAGTAAACCTTGAGTGGTCAACGAATAATTTAGCGGGTAATGAATTTGTAAATGTAATTGTAAATATGGGTTCTCCTAGTAGTGTTGCTCCTACAGCAACTCCTTTTCAAATTGCTACAACAGATGGAACAAGTTACAATGTTACTGTTGAATTAAGAGATGCAGGTAATATGCTTCTTGATTCTGATATGATATCTTTTAACGTTGAGTTCCCATGTGATTTAGTTTTAGAGGAACCAATCATAACATGTGATGCAGTAACTTCTGGAGTAGACACTTACACAACTAGAATAGATTTTACAGGTGGTGGAACTTCTAATTACACAGTTGATACTGGCGGTGTAGGCACACTAGATGTTAGTAATGGAAATCCTACTACTGATGCTAGTGGCTTTATGTTAATAACTATGGTAGATGAAGATGTTGATTTTACATTTAACATATCAGGTGATTCAGCTAACAGTAGCTGTAATTTATTTGAAAATATTAGTAGTCCAACTTGCGTTTCTGTAACATGCGCAAATCCAGGTGATGTTTTTATTTCTGAAGTTATGAGAAACCCTTCTGCAGTTGGTGATGAATTTGGTGAGTATTTTGAAGTTTATAACAACACTTCAAGTGATATAGATATGATAGGATGGGTAATAAAAGATGACGTAACTGCCACTGAAACTCATACCATTTCAACTTCTGCAATTGTTCCTGCTGGTGGTTACTTTGTATTCGCTATTAATGGAGACAGTGCAGTCAACGGTGGTATTAGTGGTGTATATTCTTATGAAGGAGATGTATCTTTAGGTAATGGCAATCCTGATGGTATCATTATAGAATGCTCAAGTACGGTTATTGACCAAGTTGTTTTTGATGGAACTTTCCCACCTGCAACTTCTGGTAATGCAATGGAACTATCTAATACGTTATTAGCAAGATTTAACAATCTAGATAACGACAATGGTGCTAATTGGGGTCTTGTACCTGCTGGTAATACTTATGGTGCTGGTGATTTAGGAACTCCAGGTGGAGCTAATGCATTTGCCTTATCAACTAATGATTTTAATACAGATAAGTTTTCAATCTTCCCTAACCCTACAAATACTGGAGAAGTAACTATTTCTTCTGTAAATGCAACTCCAATTGCAGTTTCTGTATTTGATATTTTAGGTAAGCAAGTTAAGAACGAAACAATTTCGAATAACAAATTGAATGTTTCTAACTTAAAAAGTGGTATCTATTTATTAAGATTAACACAAGACGGAGCGACTAGCACTAAAAAATTAGTGATTAGATAA
- a CDS encoding sensor histidine kinase yields the protein MQKALKKSYKFALKTAALITVSATVFMALFLYFFHTLDKEFLVFPFACYAICFIVIQYRVEHFIYRRVKKIYDDLTLLESTDLRQQPITTDMSTLTKEIDRYARDKKIEIETLKVREEYRKEFLGNVSHELKTPLFTVQGYIETLLDGAMDDEKIRKKYLSRASKGVERLTYILKDLDMITKLEVGDLSLDFEEFDIVELVQNVFDLYEMKALKKNITLTFDTDYPNPIYVNADKDRIQQILSNLVVNSIKYGLERGTTEISIENLIKNKVIVRVTDNGEGISKEHIARLFERFYRVDKSGSRKEGGSGLGLSIVKHIIEAHNERIYVESEIGVGSEFSFTLEKVK from the coding sequence ATGCAAAAGGCCTTAAAAAAATCTTACAAGTTTGCACTAAAAACTGCTGCCTTAATCACGGTATCTGCAACGGTTTTTATGGCGCTATTTTTATACTTTTTCCATACCTTAGACAAAGAGTTTTTAGTCTTTCCATTTGCTTGCTATGCAATTTGCTTTATCGTAATCCAGTATAGAGTCGAGCATTTTATTTACCGACGTGTCAAGAAAATTTATGATGATTTGACTTTGTTAGAATCTACAGATTTAAGACAGCAGCCTATAACTACAGATATGTCTACGCTTACAAAAGAGATTGATAGATATGCCAGAGATAAAAAAATAGAAATAGAAACACTTAAAGTTAGAGAAGAATATCGAAAAGAGTTTTTAGGAAATGTATCTCACGAGTTAAAGACACCACTATTTACAGTTCAAGGCTATATCGAAACACTTTTGGATGGTGCTATGGATGACGAAAAAATCCGAAAAAAATACTTGAGTCGTGCCAGTAAAGGTGTTGAGCGATTAACATATATACTAAAAGATTTAGATATGATAACCAAACTCGAAGTTGGTGATTTAAGTCTAGATTTCGAAGAGTTTGATATTGTAGAATTGGTGCAAAATGTATTTGATTTGTACGAGATGAAAGCTTTAAAAAAGAATATTACACTCACATTTGATACAGATTATCCTAATCCTATTTATGTTAATGCAGATAAAGACCGTATTCAGCAAATCCTTAGTAATTTAGTAGTAAACTCTATTAAGTATGGTTTAGAAAGAGGTACAACCGAAATAAGTATCGAAAATCTTATAAAAAATAAAGTCATTGTTAGAGTTACTGATAATGGTGAGGGCATTTCTAAAGAACACATTGCCCGACTTTTTGAACGTTTTTATCGCGTTGATAAAAGTGGTTCTCGTAAAGAAGGCGGGTCAGGTTTAGGTCTGTCAATAGTAAAACACATTATTGAAGCACACAATGAAAGAATTTATGTCGAGAGTGAAATTGGTGTTGGTAGTGAGTTTTCTTTTACTTTAGAAAAGGTCAAATAA